The Caretta caretta isolate rCarCar2 chromosome 5, rCarCar1.hap1, whole genome shotgun sequence genome contains a region encoding:
- the TTC33 gene encoding tetratricopeptide repeat protein 33 isoform X1 — MRKGTFMEFCDLLSPALKCKNTKMRAALTVHKRVAIALWKLATPDSYWSVGNQFGVGKSTVGAAVIQVANAITKLLLLRVVTLRNVQVIVDGFGAVGFPNCGGAIDGTHITILGPDHLGSQYVNRKGYFSMVLQALVDHKGLFTDINVGWPGKVHDTHIFRNSGLFEQLQEGTYFPDQKITIRDVEMPIVILRDPAYPLMPWLMKPYTGTLDSSKELFNYRLSKCRMVIECAFGCLKARWCSLLIRLDLSETSIPIVIAACCVLHNLCESKGEKFMVGWEVQANRLVANYTQPDTRVIRRAQLGTLRIREAVKVPSPL, encoded by the coding sequence atgcgtaagggcactttcatggaattttgtgacttgctttcccctgccctgaagtgcaagaataccaagatgagagcagccctcacagttcacaagcgagtggcaatagccctgtggaagcttgcaacaccagatagctactggtcagtcgggaatcaatttggagtgggcaaatctactgtgggggctgctgtgatccaagtagccaatgcaatcactaaGCTGCTGCTATTAAGGGTAGTGACTCtcagaaatgtgcaggtcatagtggatggctttggtgcagtggggttccctaactgtggtggggcgatagacggaacacatatcactatcttgggaccggaccaccttggcagccagtacgtaaaccgcaaggggtacttttcaatggtgctgcaagcactggtggatcacaagggacttttcactgacatcaacgtgggatggccgggaaaggtgcatgacactcacatcttcaggaactctggtctgtttgaacagctgcaggaaggaacttacttcccagaccagaaaattaccattagggatgttgaaatgcctatagttatccttagggacccagcctaccccttaatgccatggctcatgaagccatacacaggcaccctggacagtagtaaggagctgttcaactacaggctgagtaagtgcagaatggtgatagaatgtgcatttggatgtttaaaagctcgctggtgcagtttactgattaggttagacctcagtgaaaccagtattcccattgtaattgctgcttgctgtgtgctccacaatctctgtgagagtaaaggggagaagTTTATGGTGGGATGGGAGGTTCAGGCAAATCGCTTGGTGGCCAATTACACacaaccagacaccagggtgattagaagagcacagctgggtaccctgcgcatcagagaagctgtcaaggttccttccccactttga